One region of Terriglobales bacterium genomic DNA includes:
- the tsaE gene encoding tRNA (adenosine(37)-N6)-threonylcarbamoyltransferase complex ATPase subunit type 1 TsaE, giving the protein MDSGRSAAQVKVAREFITNSAEETISAGRELSASLHAGQLVVLRGNLGAGKTTLVKGIAEGFRAAPEENVTSPTFNLVHEYRGPDVTLFHIDLYRIDTSRELMALAIDDLRSEPGAILLVEWGEKFGEIQSQSDGEVAIEVLGETQRCVSLRIS; this is encoded by the coding sequence GTGGATTCAGGGCGGAGCGCAGCGCAGGTGAAGGTTGCGCGCGAATTCATTACCAACTCAGCCGAGGAAACAATTTCTGCCGGTCGAGAACTCAGCGCGTCCTTGCATGCGGGTCAGCTTGTCGTTCTTCGCGGCAATCTCGGCGCCGGCAAAACTACGCTCGTCAAAGGCATCGCTGAAGGTTTTCGCGCTGCGCCGGAGGAGAACGTCACTAGCCCTACATTCAACTTAGTACATGAGTATCGCGGTCCAGATGTAACTCTCTTCCACATCGATCTGTACCGAATCGATACAAGCCGCGAGTTGATGGCCCTCGCCATCGACGATCTGCGATCAGAACCCGGTGCGATTTTGCTCGTCGAATGGGGAGAGAAATTCGGAGAGATTCAAAGCCAGAGCGATGGTGAGGTCGCGATTGAGGTTCTCGGTGAAACACAGCGATGCGTGAGCCTTCGCATTTCATAG